The Methanophagales archaeon genomic interval CCGTTCTATGTAGTGGGGATCAAGACTTTTTACCCGTAATTGAGAGAATAAAAGATTTAGAGATGTTTGTGTATGTTGTTGCATTTGAAGTATCTGCACAATAAAAGGTGGATATTAAAGATGATCACGAGAAATGAGCTGTGCAAATCTTGTCATGGCACGCTTTCCTGATAATGTATCCCTGATATA includes:
- a CDS encoding NYN domain-containing protein produces the protein MDIQFATEMLSFGFQKNYDVAVLCSGDQDFLPVIERIKDLEMFVYVVAFEVSAQ